A stretch of Mesoplodon densirostris isolate mMesDen1 chromosome 7, mMesDen1 primary haplotype, whole genome shotgun sequence DNA encodes these proteins:
- the ZNRD2 gene encoding protein ZNRD2 yields the protein MALNGSEVDDFSWEPPTEAETKVLQARRERQDRISRLMGDYLLRGYRMLGETCADCGTILLQDKQRKIYCVACQELDSDVDKDNPALNAQAALSQAREHQLASASEPPLGSRPAPQPPVPRPEHCEGAAAGLKAVQGLPPPAVPPNADVVACTQEALLQKLTWASAELGSSTSLETSIQLCSLIRACAEALHSLQQLQH from the exons ATGGCCCTGAACGGCTCTG AAGTCGACGACTTTTCCTGGGAGCCCCCGACCGAAGCGGAGACGAAGGTGCTGCAAGCGCGGCGGGAGCGGCAGGATCGCATCTCCCGGCTCATGGGCGACTACCTGCTGCGTGGTTACCGCATGCTGGGCGAGACGTGCGCGGACTGCGGG ACGATCCTCCTCCAAGACAAACAGCGGAAAATCTACTGCGTGGCTTGCCAGGAGCTCGACTCAGACGTGGATAAAGATAATCCGG ctCTGAATGCCCAGGCTGCCCTCTCCCAAGCTCGGGAGCACCAGCTCGCCTCTGCTTCGGAGCCCCCTTTGGGCTCTCGGCCTGCCCCTCAGCCCCCAGTACCCCGTCCAGAGCACTGTGAGGGAGCTGCAGCAGGGCTCAAGGCAGTCCAGGGGCTGCCGCCTCCTGCTGTGCCTCCAAATGCAGATGTTGTGGCCTGCACACAAGAGGCTCTCCTGCAGAAACTGACCTGGGCCTCAGCTGAGCTGGGCTCTAGCACCTCCCTGGAGACTAGCATCCAGCTGTGTAGCCTTATCCGGGCTTGTGCTGAAGCTCTGCACAGCCTGCAGCAGCTGCAACACTAA
- the FAM89B gene encoding leucine repeat adapter protein 25, with amino-acid sequence MNGLPSAEAPGGAGCALTGLPPLPRGLSGLLNASGGSWRELERVYSQRSRIHDELSRAARVPDGPRNAAGAANAGTAAGPPGPRRPVNLDSALAALRKEMVGLRQLDMSLLCQLWGLYESIQDYKHLCQDLSLCQDLSSSLHSDSSYPPDAGLSDDDEPPDASLPPDPPPLTVPQTHNARDQWLQDAFHISL; translated from the exons ATGAATGGGCTGCCTTCGGCCGAGGCGCCAGGCGGCGCGGGCTGCGCCCTGACCGGTCTCCCGCCGTTACCGCGCGGCCTCAGCGGTCTTCTCAACGCGAGCGGGGGCTCGTGGAGGGAGCTGGAGCGCGTCTACAGCCAGCGCAGCCGCATCCACGATGAGCTGAGCCGGGCCGCCCGCGTACCGGACGGGCCCCGTAACGCCGCCGGCGCCGCCAACGCGGGAACTGCCGCGGGTCCCCCCGGCCCGCGTCGCCCTGTTAACCTCGACTCGGCGCTAGCGGCGCTGCGCAAGGAGATG GTGGGCCTGCGGCAGCTGGACATGTCCCTGCTGTGCCAGCTGTGGGGCCTGTATGAGTCGATCCAGGACTATAAGCACCTGTGCCAAGACTTGAGCCTGTGCCAGGACCTGTCATCCTCCCTGCATTCAGACAGTTCCTACCCACCTGATGCTGGCCTATCTGATGATGACGAGCCTCCTGATGCTAGCCTGCCCCCAGACCCGCCACCCCTCACTGTGCCCCAGACACACAATGCCCGAGACCAGTGGCTGCAGGATGCCTTCCACATCAGCCTCTGA